The following proteins come from a genomic window of Mariniflexile sp. TRM1-10:
- a CDS encoding BaiN/RdsA family NAD(P)/FAD-dependent oxidoreductase, translated as MIEKDVIIVGGGAAGFFAAINIAEQNPLLKVAILERGKEGLQKVKVSGGGRCNVTHAEFIPQELIKNYPRGEKELLGPFHQFMTGDTIEWFEKRGVALKIEEDGRMFPVSNTSQTIIDCFLNEAKKHKVEVLYNQSVTTISPRTCHTELVEVQSNGFEISTKDIIFSCKKLLIATGSNPKIWNLLESLGHSISQPVPSLFTFDIKDERIKGIPGVVVQNVEVKVLGTDLWSDGPLLITHVGMSAPAILKLSAFGAIELAKRDYKFQIEVNFIKQTFEDCLDILKTLKHDLAKKTVLKSTQFDLPKRLWQKLVLASNMNQETRWADLNKSQLESLASQLTQAIFQVDGKSTFKEEFVTAGGVELKEINFKTYESKLHKNLYFAGEVINVDAITGGFNFQNAWTGAYIAARSISE; from the coding sequence ATGATTGAAAAAGATGTGATTATTGTTGGTGGTGGAGCTGCAGGTTTTTTTGCAGCTATTAACATTGCAGAACAAAATCCACTTTTAAAAGTAGCGATTCTTGAACGCGGGAAAGAAGGCTTGCAAAAGGTGAAAGTATCTGGAGGTGGAAGATGTAATGTAACGCATGCCGAATTTATTCCCCAAGAACTCATAAAAAATTATCCACGTGGCGAAAAGGAATTGCTAGGGCCTTTTCATCAATTTATGACGGGCGATACCATTGAATGGTTTGAAAAACGAGGCGTTGCATTGAAGATTGAAGAAGATGGTAGAATGTTTCCAGTGTCAAATACGTCACAAACGATTATTGACTGTTTTTTAAATGAAGCCAAAAAACATAAGGTTGAGGTTTTATATAATCAAAGTGTGACTACAATCTCTCCTCGAACGTGTCACACTGAGCTTGTCGAAGTGCAGTCAAATGGTTTTGAAATTTCAACAAAAGACATTATTTTTTCTTGCAAAAAATTATTAATAGCAACAGGAAGTAATCCTAAAATCTGGAATCTTTTAGAAAGCTTGGGTCATAGTATTTCACAACCTGTTCCTTCATTATTTACATTTGATATTAAAGACGAACGTATCAAGGGTATTCCCGGAGTTGTAGTTCAAAATGTCGAGGTTAAAGTTTTAGGAACCGATTTATGGAGTGATGGACCATTACTTATTACGCATGTTGGAATGAGCGCACCAGCCATTTTAAAATTATCAGCTTTTGGCGCTATAGAATTAGCAAAACGAGACTATAAATTTCAAATTGAAGTTAATTTTATAAAACAAACGTTTGAAGATTGTTTAGATATTTTAAAAACACTAAAACACGATTTAGCCAAAAAAACAGTGCTCAAATCAACTCAGTTTGACTTGCCTAAACGTTTGTGGCAAAAATTGGTATTGGCGTCTAATATGAATCAAGAAACCCGTTGGGCAGATTTAAATAAAAGCCAGTTAGAAAGTTTAGCATCACAACTTACGCAAGCCATTTTTCAGGTGGATGGAAAAAGCACGTTTAAAGAAGAATTTGTTACTGCTGGTGGCGTCGAATTAAAAGAAATTAATTTTAAAACCTATGAAAGTAAACTTCATAAGAACCTTTATTTTGCAGGCGAAGTGATTAATGTAGATGCCATAACAGGAGGTTTTAATTTTCAAAATGCATGGACAGGGGCATATATTGCTGCTAGATCAATTTCAGAATAA